From one Thunnus maccoyii chromosome 6, fThuMac1.1, whole genome shotgun sequence genomic stretch:
- the lpar6a gene encoding lysophosphatidic acid receptor 6a — MSNTTLNCSKNDGFKYPLYSTIFSIVFVVGLITNVVAIYIFTCSLKLKNETTTYMINLVVSDLLFVFTLPLRVFYFINRSWPFGSTLCKVSVSLFYTNMYGSMLFLTCISVDRFLAIVHPFRSRTLRTKRNAKIVCIAVWVLVLSGSLPTGFMLKSTSNKTNNDNTTFCFENFSSDQWKSHLSKVVIFIETVGFIIPLLLNVCCSIMVLQTLRRPQTISHGGKLNKTKILRMIIVHLFIFCFCFIPYNVNLVFYALVRTKTLKGCFVESVVRTIYPIALCIAVSNCCFDPIVYYFTSETIQNSIKRKSQVSRSYDVKFSEALQSETSSNLQCSLRNLKAKVFHNESSV; from the coding sequence ATGAGCAACACTACATTAAACTGCTCCAAGAACGATGGATTCAAATATCCGCTGTACAGCACCATCTTCAGCATTGTGTTTGTGGTGGGACTGATCACCAATGTTGTGGCCATTTACATATTCACCTGctctctgaaactgaaaaatgaaaccacAACCTACATGATAAACTTGGTAGTATCTgacctgctgtttgttttcaccttGCCTCTGAGGGTCTTCTACTTCATCAACAGGAGTTGGCCTTTTGGAAGCACACTCTGCAAGGTCTCCGTCTCGCTGTTTTACACAAACATGTATGGCAGCATGCTCTTTCTCACCTGCATTAGCGTGGATCGCTTTTTGGCCATTGTGCACCCTTTTCGCTCAAGGACGCTTAGGACCAAGCGCAATGCTAAGATAGTGTGTATTGCAGTATGGGTGCTGGTTCTTTCAGGGAGTCTCCCCACAGGGTTCATGTTGAAGAGCACCTCCAACAAGACAAACAATGACAATACCACATTCTGCTTCGAGAACTTCTCCTCCGATCAGTGGAAGTCTCACCTGTCTAAGGTAGTGATTTTCATAGAAACAGTGGGCTTCATCATCCCGCTGCTACTCAACGTATGTTGCTCCATCATGGTGTTGCAGACCCTGCGTCGCCCCCAAACCATCAGTCATGGAGGGAAGCTCAACAAAACCAAGATCCTGCGCATGATAATTGTGCAcctctttattttctgtttttgttttatcccCTACAATGTAAACTTGGTTTTTTATGCACTGGTCCGCACTAAAACCTTGAAAGGCTGTTTTGTGGAGTCGGTGGTCCGAACCATCTACCCAATAGCCCTCTGCATTGCTGTTTCCAACTGCTGCTTTGATCCCATTGTGTACTACTTCACCTCGGAGACCATCCAGAACTCCATCAAGAGGAAGTCTCAGGTCAGTCGTTCATATGACGTCAAGTTCTCAGAAGCCCTGCAGTCAGAAACCAGCTCCAACCTGCAGTGCAGCCTGAGGAATCTCAAAGCTAAAGTGTTCCACAATGAGTCTTCAGTGTGA
- the rcbtb2 gene encoding RCC1 and BTB domain-containing protein 2 isoform X1, with product MLDVGKWPVFALLPPEELRLIRQACVFGSAANEALYVTVNDEVFALGTNCSGCLGLGDLQSTIEPRRIDVLCGKKIVSLSYGTGPHVVVATSDGEVFAWGHNGYSQLGNGTTNHGLTPALVSTNLLSKRVTEVACGSHHTIALTTDGEVYAWGYNNSGQVGSGSTANQPTPRRVSSCLQNKVVVNIACGQLCSMAVLDNGEIYGWGYNCNGQLGLGNNGNQQTPCRIAALQGVNIIQVACGYAHTLALTDEGFVYAWGANSYGQLGTGNKSNQALPTLINTDKERIVEVAACHTSHTSAAKTQSGQVLMWGQCRGQAVASPHLTHFSSTDDVFACFATPAVTWHLLSVDGDDYLTVAQSLKKEFDSPEISDLKFLVDGKCIHVHKALLKIRCEHFRALLNETDEDSIEIHQFSYLVYRAFLEYLYTDTINLPPEDAIGLLDLATFYRETRLKRLCQETIKRGISEENAITLLSAAVKYEARDLEEFCFKFCVNHLTAVTQTQAFADMDHELLKNFISKASRYGAFKN from the exons ATGCTGGACGTGGGGAAGTGGCCAGTCTTTGCACTCCTTCCTCCTGAGGAACTTCGGCTTATCCGGCAGGCTTGTGTCTTTGGCAGCGCTGCAAATGAAGCCCTCTATGTCACAGTTAATGATGAG GTCTTTGCTTTGGGCACCAACTGCAGCGGCTGTTTAGGGCTCGGAGATCTTCAAAGCACTATCGAGCCGCGCAGGATTGACGTCCTGTGTGGAAAGAAGATTGTGTCCCTAAGCTATGGAACAGGACCACATGTGGTTGTCGCTACTTCAG ATGGAGAGGTGTTTGCTTGGGGCCACAATGGCTACAGCCAACTTGGCAACGGGACCACCAACCACGGACTGACCCCTGCCCTGGTGTCCACCAATCTCCTTAGCAAGAGAGTGACAGAGGTGGCCTGTGGCTCCCACCATACTATCGCCCTCACAACTGATGGAGAG GTGTACGCGTGGGGTTACAACAACTCAGGCCAAGTCGGTTCAGGGTCTACTGCCAACCAGCCAACGCCACGCCGGGTCAGCAGCTGCCTGCAGAACAAAGTGGTGGTCAACATAGCCTGTGGTCAGCTCTGCTCTATGGCTGTACTGGACAATGGAGAG ATCTACGGTTGGGGCTACAATTGCAACGGACAGTTAGGTCTGGGCAACAATGGAAATCAGCAGACCCCATGCAGGATCGCTGCTCTCCAAGGTGTCAACATCATCCAG GTTGCTTGTGGATACGCACATACATTGGCACTTACAGATGAAGGGTTTGTTTACGCCTGGGGAGCCAACTCATATGGGCAGTTGGGAACGGGCAATAAGAGTAACCAAGCTCTTCCCACCCTAATAAACACAGACAAGGAGAG gaTAGTGGAGGTAGCTGCATGTCACACCAGCCACACGTCTGCTGCCAAGACCCAGAGCGGCCAGGTTCTGATGTGGGGTCAGTGTCGAGGTCAGGCTGTGGCCAGCCCCCACCTCACCCATTTCAGCAGCACAGACGATGTGTTCGCCTGTTTCGCCACACCAGCAGTCACGTGGCACCTCCTGTCAGTAG ATGGTGATGACTACCTGACTGTTGCCCAGTCTTTGAAGAAGGAGTTTGACAGTCCAGAGATTTCAGACCTGAAGTTCTTGGTTGATGGGAAGTGTATCCATGTTCACAAAGCCCTGCTAAAAATCAG GTGTGAACATTTTCGTGCACTGCTGAATGAAACAGATGAGGACTCCATAGAAATCCATCAGTTCTCATACCTGGTATACCGAGCCTTTCTGGAGTACCTCTACACAGATACCATTAACCTGCCACCAGAGGATGCTATTG GGTTGCTAGACCTAGCTACGTTTTACAGAGAGACGAGGCTGAAGAGGCTGTGCCAGGAAACAATCAAGAGAGGCATCTCTGAGGAGAACGCCatcactctgctctctgctgctgtcaagTATGAGGCGCGG GACCTGGAGGAGTTCTGCTTCAAGTTTTGCGTCAACCACCTAACAGCTGTGACGCAGACCCAGGCCTTTGCAGACATGGACCACGAGCTGCTCAAGAACTTCATTAGTAAAGCCAGCCGCTACGGGGCCTTCAAAAACTGA
- the rcbtb2 gene encoding RCC1 and BTB domain-containing protein 2 isoform X2: protein MLDVGKWPVFALLPPEELRLIRQACVFGSAANEALYVTVNDEVFALGTNCSGCLGLGDLQSTIEPRRIDVLCGKKIVSLSYGTGPHVVVATSDGEVFAWGHNGYSQLGNGTTNHGLTPALVSTNLLSKRVTEVACGSHHTIALTTDGEVYAWGYNNSGQVGSGSTANQPTPRRVSSCLQNKVVVNIACGQLCSMAVLDNGEIYGWGYNCNGQLGLGNNGNQQTPCRIAALQGVNIIQVACGYAHTLALTDEGFVYAWGANSYGQLGTGNKSNQALPTLINTDKERIVEVAACHTSHTSAAKTQSGQVLMWGQCRGQAVASPHLTHFSSTDDVFACFATPAVTWHLLSVDGDDYLTVAQSLKKEFDSPEISDLKFLVDGKCIHVHKALLKIRCEHFRALLNETDEDSIEIHQFSYLVYRAFLEYLYTDTINLPPEDAIGLLDLATFYRETRLKRLCQETIKRGISEENAITLLSAAVKYEARPSSFLGPGGVLLQVLRQPPNSCDADPGLCRHGPRAAQELH, encoded by the exons ATGCTGGACGTGGGGAAGTGGCCAGTCTTTGCACTCCTTCCTCCTGAGGAACTTCGGCTTATCCGGCAGGCTTGTGTCTTTGGCAGCGCTGCAAATGAAGCCCTCTATGTCACAGTTAATGATGAG GTCTTTGCTTTGGGCACCAACTGCAGCGGCTGTTTAGGGCTCGGAGATCTTCAAAGCACTATCGAGCCGCGCAGGATTGACGTCCTGTGTGGAAAGAAGATTGTGTCCCTAAGCTATGGAACAGGACCACATGTGGTTGTCGCTACTTCAG ATGGAGAGGTGTTTGCTTGGGGCCACAATGGCTACAGCCAACTTGGCAACGGGACCACCAACCACGGACTGACCCCTGCCCTGGTGTCCACCAATCTCCTTAGCAAGAGAGTGACAGAGGTGGCCTGTGGCTCCCACCATACTATCGCCCTCACAACTGATGGAGAG GTGTACGCGTGGGGTTACAACAACTCAGGCCAAGTCGGTTCAGGGTCTACTGCCAACCAGCCAACGCCACGCCGGGTCAGCAGCTGCCTGCAGAACAAAGTGGTGGTCAACATAGCCTGTGGTCAGCTCTGCTCTATGGCTGTACTGGACAATGGAGAG ATCTACGGTTGGGGCTACAATTGCAACGGACAGTTAGGTCTGGGCAACAATGGAAATCAGCAGACCCCATGCAGGATCGCTGCTCTCCAAGGTGTCAACATCATCCAG GTTGCTTGTGGATACGCACATACATTGGCACTTACAGATGAAGGGTTTGTTTACGCCTGGGGAGCCAACTCATATGGGCAGTTGGGAACGGGCAATAAGAGTAACCAAGCTCTTCCCACCCTAATAAACACAGACAAGGAGAG gaTAGTGGAGGTAGCTGCATGTCACACCAGCCACACGTCTGCTGCCAAGACCCAGAGCGGCCAGGTTCTGATGTGGGGTCAGTGTCGAGGTCAGGCTGTGGCCAGCCCCCACCTCACCCATTTCAGCAGCACAGACGATGTGTTCGCCTGTTTCGCCACACCAGCAGTCACGTGGCACCTCCTGTCAGTAG ATGGTGATGACTACCTGACTGTTGCCCAGTCTTTGAAGAAGGAGTTTGACAGTCCAGAGATTTCAGACCTGAAGTTCTTGGTTGATGGGAAGTGTATCCATGTTCACAAAGCCCTGCTAAAAATCAG GTGTGAACATTTTCGTGCACTGCTGAATGAAACAGATGAGGACTCCATAGAAATCCATCAGTTCTCATACCTGGTATACCGAGCCTTTCTGGAGTACCTCTACACAGATACCATTAACCTGCCACCAGAGGATGCTATTG GGTTGCTAGACCTAGCTACGTTTTACAGAGAGACGAGGCTGAAGAGGCTGTGCCAGGAAACAATCAAGAGAGGCATCTCTGAGGAGAACGCCatcactctgctctctgctgctgtcaagTATGAGGCGCGG CCCTCTTCATTTTTAGGACCTGGAGGAGTTCTGCTTCAAGTTTTGCGTCAACCACCTAACAGCTGTGACGCAGACCCAGGCCTTTGCAGACATGGACCACGAGCTGCTCAAGAACTTCATTAG